In Rhodoligotrophos appendicifer, the following are encoded in one genomic region:
- the rplB gene encoding 50S ribosomal protein L2, protein MALKTYKPTTPGQRGLVLVDRSGLWKGKPVKALTEGLSKSGGRNNHGRITAWHRGGGHKRTYRIIDFKRRKFDVSATVERIEYDPNRSAFIALVTYADGEQSYILAPQRLKEGDTVVSGAKVDVKPGNAMPLASMPVGTIVHNVEMKEGKGGQIARSAGAYAQLVGRDQGYAQLRLRSGETRIVRSECFATVGAVSNPDHANTSIGKAGRSRWLGWRPVTRGVAMNPVDHPHGGGEGRTSGGRHPVTPWGKPTKGKRTRMNKASQKFILRSRHLKK, encoded by the coding sequence ATGGCACTGAAAACCTATAAGCCGACGACACCGGGCCAGCGCGGTTTAGTGCTTGTCGACCGAAGCGGCCTCTGGAAGGGCAAGCCTGTCAAGGCGTTGACGGAGGGTCTGTCGAAATCCGGTGGTCGCAACAATCACGGTCGAATTACGGCTTGGCATCGTGGCGGCGGACATAAGCGCACCTATCGCATCATCGATTTTAAGCGCCGGAAGTTTGATGTGTCCGCAACCGTCGAACGGATCGAGTATGATCCAAACCGGTCCGCGTTCATTGCACTCGTGACCTATGCTGACGGAGAGCAGTCCTATATCCTGGCGCCTCAGCGGCTCAAGGAAGGTGACACCGTCGTTTCGGGCGCGAAGGTCGATGTTAAGCCTGGCAATGCAATGCCGCTGGCCAGCATGCCTGTCGGAACGATCGTGCACAACGTCGAGATGAAGGAAGGCAAGGGCGGGCAGATTGCGCGGTCGGCGGGAGCATACGCCCAGCTGGTAGGTCGCGATCAGGGCTATGCTCAGCTTCGCCTGCGCTCGGGTGAAACCCGCATTGTTCGCAGCGAATGCTTCGCCACTGTGGGTGCCGTGTCAAATCCTGACCACGCCAATACCTCGATTGGTAAGGCGGGTCGGAGCCGTTGGCTGGGCTGGCGCCCGGTGACACGCGGCGTCGCCATGAATCCAGTGGATCATCCTCATGGCGGTGGCGAAGGTCGCACCTCCGGAGGTCGTCATCCTGTGACCCCCTGGGGAAAGCCGACCAAAGGCAAGCGGACCCGTATGAACAAGGCATCGCAGAAGTTTATCCTGCGCAGCCGTCATCTTAAGAAGTAG
- the rpsS gene encoding 30S ribosomal protein S19, with amino-acid sequence MARSVWKGPFIDGSVLKKAEEARSSGRNQAIKIWSRRSTIVPQFVGQTFAVHNGQKHVPVNVSEEMVGHKFGEFAPTRTFYGHAADRKAKRK; translated from the coding sequence GTGGCACGCTCGGTTTGGAAAGGTCCGTTTATCGACGGCTCCGTCTTGAAGAAGGCCGAGGAGGCTCGGTCTTCGGGTCGTAATCAGGCGATCAAGATTTGGAGTCGACGCTCAACCATCGTGCCCCAGTTTGTGGGCCAGACATTCGCAGTCCATAACGGCCAGAAGCACGTACCGGTCAACGTCTCCGAAGAGATGGTTGGTCACAAATTCGGTGAGTTTGCGCCGACCCGCACGTTCTACGGCCATGCGGCGGATCGCAAGGCAAAGAGGAAGTAA
- the rplV gene encoding 50S ribosomal protein L22 produces the protein MGKRSRERVLKDTEAKAVLRSLRVSPQKLNDVASMIRGKKVDRALAELTFSRKRISDDVRKTLQSAIANAENNHSLDVDSLVVAEAFVGKGLVMKRFSPRARGRAGRITKPFSQLTIVVRQVEEAA, from the coding sequence ATGGGCAAGCGTTCGAGAGAGCGGGTGCTGAAGGACACCGAAGCGAAGGCGGTTCTCCGCTCTTTGCGGGTGTCGCCGCAGAAGCTCAATGATGTTGCCTCCATGATCCGGGGCAAGAAGGTCGATCGCGCTTTGGCCGAACTGACCTTTTCGCGTAAGCGAATCTCGGACGATGTCAGGAAGACGCTGCAATCGGCGATCGCGAATGCCGAAAACAACCATTCGCTTGACGTCGACAGTTTGGTGGTGGCGGAGGCCTTCGTGGGCAAGGGGCTGGTGATGAAGCGGTTCAGTCCCCGCGCACGCGGTCGTGCTGGCCGGATAACGAAACCGTTCAGCCAGCTCACAATCGTTGTGCGTCAGGTCGAGGAGGCCGCATAA